A genomic region of Planctomycetia bacterium contains the following coding sequences:
- a CDS encoding DUF1501 domain-containing protein: MPASLPASIGVRRRELLQVGSSALLGLSLASVLDKQAQAALATANNRPARAKSVIIAFQTGACSHHDTFDMKPEAAAEVRGPFQPIATPVAGFQVCEHLPRLAERAKKYAVVRSFSHRDNNHLMSTHHMLTGHLQPGGFFDKVASRTDWPCYAAACDHLKPPSEAIPSGVHLPSFLMQSPLTWPGQHGGLLAPKHDPWQITADPNQPGFRVDNLTLAAGIDLERLTDRRSLLAEINARQSVLDRGGELQRLTNQQQLAFSMLTSQRLTQAFELGRESDATRDRYGRHTYGQSLLLARRLVEIGVPVVQVNLGRVQTWDNHSNVFTTLKDRLLPPVDQGMAALLDDLEATGRIDDTLVILIGEFGRTPKINANAGRDHWGYCFSGLFAGAGVQGGQVIGKSDAMGGYPITKAYTPEDLGATVYSALGIDHEATIYDRQGRPAQLNQGTPMEMLYTGSEAAST, translated from the coding sequence ATGCCAGCATCACTTCCCGCGAGTATCGGTGTCCGTCGCCGCGAGTTATTGCAGGTCGGCTCTTCGGCGTTGTTGGGGCTTTCTCTCGCTTCGGTTTTGGACAAACAGGCGCAGGCCGCACTCGCGACGGCAAATAACCGTCCGGCGCGTGCGAAGTCGGTGATCATCGCGTTTCAAACCGGCGCTTGCAGTCATCACGATACGTTCGATATGAAGCCCGAGGCTGCGGCGGAGGTGCGCGGTCCGTTTCAACCGATCGCAACGCCGGTCGCCGGCTTTCAAGTTTGCGAGCATCTACCCCGGCTTGCCGAGCGAGCGAAGAAATACGCGGTGGTGCGTTCGTTTTCGCATCGCGATAACAATCACTTGATGTCGACGCATCACATGCTCACCGGTCATCTGCAACCGGGTGGGTTCTTCGACAAGGTTGCGTCGCGCACCGACTGGCCCTGCTATGCCGCCGCTTGCGACCACTTGAAGCCGCCGTCGGAAGCGATCCCCAGCGGCGTGCATCTCCCGAGCTTCCTGATGCAAAGCCCGCTCACTTGGCCCGGCCAGCACGGCGGCCTCCTTGCGCCGAAGCACGACCCTTGGCAGATTACGGCCGATCCGAACCAACCCGGCTTCCGTGTCGACAATCTCACCTTGGCCGCTGGGATCGATTTAGAACGGCTCACCGATCGCCGATCGCTACTGGCCGAGATCAACGCTCGGCAGTCGGTCTTAGACCGAGGCGGCGAGTTACAGCGTCTCACCAACCAGCAGCAACTCGCGTTCTCGATGCTCACTTCGCAGCGTTTGACGCAAGCGTTTGAGCTTGGTCGAGAGTCGGACGCGACGCGCGATCGCTACGGCCGGCACACTTACGGCCAGTCGCTCTTGTTGGCCCGACGCTTAGTCGAGATCGGCGTGCCGGTCGTGCAGGTGAATCTCGGACGTGTGCAAACCTGGGACAACCACAGCAACGTCTTTACGACGTTGAAGGATCGGCTCCTGCCACCGGTCGATCAAGGAATGGCGGCACTCCTGGACGATCTCGAAGCGACCGGACGGATCGACGACACGCTCGTCATCTTGATCGGCGAATTCGGTCGGACGCCGAAGATCAATGCCAACGCCGGGCGCGACCACTGGGGCTATTGCTTCAGCGGACTATTCGCCGGCGCGGGGGTGCAAGGAGGGCAAGTCATCGGCAAGTCCGACGCGATGGGAGGCTACCCGATTACGAAGGCTTACACGCCGGAAGACCTCGGCGCAACGGTCTATTCGGCGCTCGGCATCGATCACGAAGCGACGATCTACGACCGCCAAGGTCGTCCGGCGCAATTGAACCAAGGGACGCCGATGGAAATGCTCTACACAGGTAGCGAAGCAGCGAGCACCTAG